The following are encoded in a window of Mycobacterium sp. ELW1 genomic DNA:
- a CDS encoding alpha/beta hydrolase: MVAGCSTAVEGTPQATTPALGPPVPVAWSPCRTAGAECGEVEVPVDYAQAGGDIAHLALVRFPATGQKIGSLVVNPGGPGGSGVEAAVKLVNSLPPQVREHFDFVGFDPRGVGSSTPALRCNSDADNDAARTDPQVDYSPPGVAHIEDTRKQFVQRCVDKMGTEFLANVGTVNVARDLDRIRVALGDQKLTYLGYSYGTEIGATYAEAYPDKVRAMILDGAVDPDADPIRSSVDQAAAFQKAFNDFVADCVSDGGCPLGADPAKAVDVYHDLVDPLVAAPAQTDDPRGLGYSDALTGTIMALYSPKMWTTLSRGLAELAQGRGDILLTLADAYLGRDSQGHYTNTNDVQNAVDCVDMPPNADRATAVDKDRQLRQVAPFGTYGQFTGNAPLDVCAFWPVPPSSGPHTVSAPGLPPVLVVSTTRDPATPYQAGVELARQLGGVMLTFDGTQHTAVFRGQPCVDAYAAAYLIDLTLPPKDARC, translated from the coding sequence TTGGTAGCCGGCTGCAGCACGGCGGTCGAGGGCACGCCCCAGGCGACGACGCCGGCACTGGGTCCACCGGTGCCGGTGGCGTGGTCGCCATGCCGCACGGCAGGCGCCGAGTGCGGCGAGGTCGAGGTGCCCGTCGACTACGCACAAGCCGGCGGCGACATCGCCCACCTGGCGCTCGTCCGGTTCCCGGCGACCGGCCAGAAGATCGGTTCGCTGGTCGTCAACCCCGGCGGTCCCGGCGGATCGGGTGTCGAGGCGGCGGTCAAGCTGGTGAATTCGCTACCGCCGCAGGTGCGGGAGCACTTCGACTTCGTCGGATTCGACCCTCGCGGGGTCGGTTCTTCGACTCCGGCGCTGCGGTGTAACTCCGATGCGGACAACGATGCGGCTCGGACCGACCCGCAGGTGGACTACAGCCCGCCGGGCGTTGCCCACATCGAGGACACCCGCAAACAGTTCGTCCAGCGCTGTGTGGACAAGATGGGCACCGAATTCCTGGCCAATGTCGGTACCGTCAACGTCGCCCGAGACCTCGATCGCATCCGGGTGGCGCTGGGCGACCAGAAGCTGACCTACCTCGGTTATTCGTACGGCACCGAGATCGGCGCGACCTATGCCGAGGCCTACCCCGACAAAGTGCGCGCGATGATCCTCGACGGTGCGGTGGACCCCGACGCCGATCCGATCCGGTCCAGCGTCGATCAGGCCGCGGCCTTCCAAAAGGCATTCAACGATTTCGTCGCGGATTGCGTCAGCGACGGCGGCTGCCCGCTCGGCGCCGACCCCGCCAAAGCCGTCGACGTCTACCACGATCTGGTGGACCCGCTGGTCGCCGCACCGGCGCAGACCGATGATCCGAGGGGACTGGGGTACAGCGACGCGCTGACCGGAACGATCATGGCGCTGTACTCACCGAAGATGTGGACGACTCTGAGCCGGGGTCTGGCTGAGCTGGCTCAGGGGCGTGGCGACATCCTTCTCACCCTCGCCGACGCATACCTGGGCCGTGACAGCCAAGGCCACTACACGAATACCAATGACGTTCAGAATGCGGTCGATTGCGTCGACATGCCGCCCAACGCCGACCGGGCCACAGCCGTCGACAAGGATCGGCAGCTGCGGCAGGTGGCACCGTTCGGCACCTACGGGCAGTTCACCGGCAACGCGCCGCTGGATGTCTGTGCGTTCTGGCCGGTGCCGCCGTCCAGCGGGCCGCATACGGTGTCCGCGCCGGGCCTTCCGCCGGTGTTGGTGGTCTCCACCACCCGCGATCCGGCAACGCCCTATCAAGCCGGCGTCGAACTCGCCAGGCAGCTCGGGGGAGTGATGCTGACGTTCGACGGCACGCAACACACCGCGGTGTTTCGTGGTCAACCCTGTGTCGATGCCTATGCTGCGGCGTATCTGATCGACCTCACACTTCCGCCAAAGGATGCTCGATGCTGA
- a CDS encoding YbhB/YbcL family Raf kinase inhibitor-like protein, whose translation MAFPYNPYEFLPELPSFTLTSTDFADGEPWKNAQVSGIMGAGGEDVSPQLSWSGFPEETRSFAVTVYDPDAPTASGFWHWAVANLPATVTDLPSGVGDGSVLPGDALTLVNDAGIRRFLGAAPPQGHGYHRYYVAVHAVKVEKLELTEDASPAYLGFNLFMNSIARAVIHGTYEQK comes from the coding sequence ATGGCATTTCCCTACAACCCCTACGAATTCCTGCCCGAGCTGCCCAGTTTCACCCTCACCAGCACCGACTTCGCCGACGGTGAGCCGTGGAAGAACGCTCAGGTCAGCGGCATCATGGGCGCCGGCGGTGAGGACGTCTCGCCGCAGCTGAGCTGGTCGGGATTCCCGGAGGAGACGCGCAGCTTCGCCGTCACCGTCTACGACCCGGACGCTCCGACCGCCTCCGGCTTCTGGCACTGGGCGGTGGCCAACCTCCCGGCGACCGTCACCGACCTGCCGTCCGGTGTCGGTGATGGTTCGGTGCTGCCCGGTGACGCCCTGACACTGGTCAACGACGCCGGCATCCGCCGCTTCCTCGGCGCCGCCCCGCCGCAGGGGCACGGTTACCACCGCTACTACGTGGCCGTGCACGCGGTGAAGGTGGAGAAGCTCGAGCTCACAGAGGACGCCAGCCCGGCCTACCTCGGGTTCAACCTGTTCATGAATTCCATTGCGCGCGCGGTCATTCACGGCACGTACGAGCAAAAGTAA